A part of Vigna radiata var. radiata cultivar VC1973A chromosome 11, Vradiata_ver6, whole genome shotgun sequence genomic DNA contains:
- the LOC106776926 gene encoding tRNase Z TRZ1 isoform X2, with protein sequence MEAGTEVLTSAREIRGSDKSSKTAKDLEIEGYPVGGLSIGGHETCVLFPTLKIAFDIGRCPPRAVSQNFLLISHAHMDHIGGLPMYVATRGLYRMKPPTIIVPISVKEDVEKLFEIHRKMDQSELKHNLIGLDVGEEFYLRKDLKVKAFRTYHVIPSQITYTLTEPEIAFTGDTMSDFIIDENNTDVLRAKILVLECTFVNDSITVEHARDYGHTHLSEIISHAERLQNRAILLIHFSARYTVEEIQQAVSGLPPSLAGRTYALTEGF encoded by the exons ATGGAAGCCGGAACTGAGGTACTCACCTCAGCCAGAGAAATCCGAGGCTCGGACAAATCTTCAAAGACAGCAAAGGATTTGGAGATTGAAGGATACCCTGTTGGGGGTTTGTCCATTGGAGGCCATGAAACATGTGTACTTTTCCCCACACTTAAAATAGCATTTGACATTGGTCGCTGCCCACCTCGTgctgtttcccaaaatttccttTTGATCTCCCATGCTCACATGGATCACATT GGAGGGCTGCCGATGTATGTTGCCACACGTGGTTTGTATCGAATGAAGCCCCCAACAATTATTGTACCAATTTCAGTAAAAGAGGATGTAGAGAAGCTTTTTGAGATTCACAGGAAAATGGATCAATCAGAACTAAAGCACAACTTGATTGGCTTGGATGTAG GAGAAGAGTTTTATTTGAGAAAGGATCTTAAAGTAAAAGCTTTCCGGACTTACCATGTAATACCTAGCCAG ATAACATACACTTTGACAGAACCAGAGATTGCTTTCACGGGAGATACCATGTCAGATTTCATCATTGATGAAAATAACACAGACGTCTTACGGGCTAAAATTCTTGTATTGGAG TGCACCTTTGTTAACGATTCAATCACTGTGGAACATGCCAGAGATTATGGACACACTCATCTCTCTGAG ATAATAAGTCATGCTGAGAGGTTACAGAACAGAGCAATCCTTTTGATTCACTTCTCAGCACGTTACACAGTAGAG GAAATTCAACAAGCTGTAAGTGGTTTGCCTCCTAGCTTAGCCGGTCGAACTTATGCGCTTACAGAAGGTTTCTGA
- the LOC106776926 gene encoding tRNase Z TRZ1 isoform X1, translated as MEAGTEVLTSAREIRGSDKSSKTAKDLEIEGYPVGGLSIGGHETCVLFPTLKIAFDIGRCPPRAVSQNFLLISHAHMDHIGGLPMYVATRGLYRMKPPTIIVPISVKEDVEKLFEIHRKMDQSELKHNLIGLDVGEEFYLRKDLKVKAFRTYHVIPSQGYVIYSVKQKLKQEYIGLSGNEIKNLKSSGEEITYTLTEPEIAFTGDTMSDFIIDENNTDVLRAKILVLECTFVNDSITVEHARDYGHTHLSEIISHAERLQNRAILLIHFSARYTVEEIQQAVSGLPPSLAGRTYALTEGF; from the exons ATGGAAGCCGGAACTGAGGTACTCACCTCAGCCAGAGAAATCCGAGGCTCGGACAAATCTTCAAAGACAGCAAAGGATTTGGAGATTGAAGGATACCCTGTTGGGGGTTTGTCCATTGGAGGCCATGAAACATGTGTACTTTTCCCCACACTTAAAATAGCATTTGACATTGGTCGCTGCCCACCTCGTgctgtttcccaaaatttccttTTGATCTCCCATGCTCACATGGATCACATT GGAGGGCTGCCGATGTATGTTGCCACACGTGGTTTGTATCGAATGAAGCCCCCAACAATTATTGTACCAATTTCAGTAAAAGAGGATGTAGAGAAGCTTTTTGAGATTCACAGGAAAATGGATCAATCAGAACTAAAGCACAACTTGATTGGCTTGGATGTAG GAGAAGAGTTTTATTTGAGAAAGGATCTTAAAGTAAAAGCTTTCCGGACTTACCATGTAATACCTAGCCAG GGTTATGTAAtatattctgtgaaacagaAACTTAAACAGGAGTATATTGGCCTTTCTggaaatgaaattaagaatttgAAGTCGTCCGGTGAGGAG ATAACATACACTTTGACAGAACCAGAGATTGCTTTCACGGGAGATACCATGTCAGATTTCATCATTGATGAAAATAACACAGACGTCTTACGGGCTAAAATTCTTGTATTGGAG TGCACCTTTGTTAACGATTCAATCACTGTGGAACATGCCAGAGATTATGGACACACTCATCTCTCTGAG ATAATAAGTCATGCTGAGAGGTTACAGAACAGAGCAATCCTTTTGATTCACTTCTCAGCACGTTACACAGTAGAG GAAATTCAACAAGCTGTAAGTGGTTTGCCTCCTAGCTTAGCCGGTCGAACTTATGCGCTTACAGAAGGTTTCTGA